TTTGGAATTTGTCTACCCAAGCTGCGGGTTTAATGGTTCGTTTTCGTGCCAATTCCGGAGAAATCAGAGTCAGATATACAGTTGGAGGAAAACAGGCATTGCCGCATATGCCAGCCACAGGAGTAAGTGGAGTTGATTTGTATGCCATTTCAAATGATGGCAATTGGCGCTGGTGTTCTGCTAAATATGCTTTTGGCGATACAATAACTTTCAATTTTAAAAATATAGAACCGGTTGATGCCACTCACAAATTAGGAAGAGAATACCGTCTTTTTTTACCACTCTATAACAATGTAAAATGGCTGGAAATTGGCGTGCCGGAAGGAACCCGTTTTGAACCGTTACCCGTTCGACCTGACAAACCTGTTGTAGTTTATGGAACGTCCATTGCACAAGGCGCCTGCGCCTCACGCCCTGGAATGGCATGGACTGCGATTCTTGGACGAAAACTTGATGATCCGCTCATCAACCTTGGTTTTTCAGGAAACGGACGGATGGAAAAAGAACTGATTGATCTTGTGTCTGAAATTGATGCGAAAATTTATGTTCTTGATTGTCTCCCTAACCTGGTTGCAAGCGTCAATATTCCTGCGGATGAGATTAAGAAAAGACTTATTGATGGTGTGCATACATTGAGAACCAGGCACCCTGAAACGCCAATTGTTTTGGCCGAACACGATGGTTACACGGACGAGGCGATTAATCCTGTAAACCGGAAAAGTTATCAGGATGTCAATGTGATTTTAAAAGAAGCATTTGTACAGTTGAAATCGGAAGGCGTAACCGGAATTTATCTTATACCAAAAGAAGACTTCCATCAGGATATTGAAACGATGGTGGATGGCACGCACCCAACGGATCTGGGCATGATGCGTTATGCAGAGGCTTATGAAAAGCAGATCAGGGAAGTTTTGCACGAGCCGAAGGGAACCGTTTCAACAACAATTCCTTGTACGCAAATGCGCGAGCTGGCGAATTATGATTGGGAAAAAAGACATTCGGAAATACTGAAAGCAAACAAATCTGACCAGCCAAAAGTTGTGGTGATTGGAAATTCAATAACGCATTTCTGGGGCGGACTTCCAAAAGGTCCGCGCGCAACAGGCGGAGATTCCTGGGATAAAACTTTCGGAGTGAATTCCAGGAATATGGGATATGGCTGGGACAGGATAGAAAATGTTCTGTGGCGCGTTTATCACGGTGAACTGGATGGATTTACTGCCCAACAGATTTTCGTGAACATCGGCACAAATAATCTTCAAATGAACTCGGATGAGGAAATACTGGCTGGCTGGCAAATGTTGATTGAGGCTATGAAATATCATCAGCCCAAGGCAAATATTTCTATGGTGGGAATTTATCCAAGAAGACAACAGGAAGAGCGCGTTGCCAGGCTGAATGCGAAATTGAAAGAATTGACCAAATCAGCAAACGTGAATTACTTGGATCCGGGTTTGGTATTGGCTGGTAAGGATGGGAAAATTGACGAGTCACTTTTCTCGGACGGACTGCATCCGAACGCAAAAGGGTATTCGATTTTGGGAAAAGCTTATGAACCATTTATTATAAAATGATTCATAAACTACCTAAATGATAACGCCTATTCCAAATAGAATCACAAAAAGCAACGTCGAAAGTGCCATTTGTTTTAGATAAGGATCCAATTCACTCGCCTTTTTTAATCTGGAAATAGCGAGGCCATTTTTAATAAAAAGAGGAAAGCTGAGGAGGAAAATAAGGCTGGTGTAACTTGAAAAATGCTGAACGGTATAAATCAATACGCAAAGCATTCCGATGGTTAAAATCGCCCAATGGTAAATAATAGCTTTTTCACGTCCCAGGCGCACAGGAATTGAATTTTTACCGGTAGCTCTGTCGGATTCGATATCTCTGATGTTGTTGATATTTAAAACACCAACAGCAAAAAGTCCGCAGCTTGTTGCAGGTAAAAGTAAATCCCAGTTCCAAACGTGTGTGTGCAGATAACTGCTTCCCAGAACACCAACCCAACCGAAAAATATCAAAACGGATAAATCCCCGAGACCAACATATCCATAAGGCCGTTTGCCTGCTGTATACGTAATGGCAGCGATGATACACGCAATTCCAATTCCCAAAAATACCCAGAAAGTATTTGCAGGAGCATCCTTTAACGCAATAAATAATAGCGTAACACCTGAAACCAGTGCAAGACCGGAAAAAATAATAATGGCTTTCAACATTGCAGACGCCGGAATACTGCCGGAATGAACAGCTCTTATCGGTCCTTCACGTAGCTCGGTATCTTTTCCGTTAACTGCATCGCCATAATCATTGGCAAAGTTGGAAAGTATTTGTAAAAGTGTGGTTGTAAGCACACTTAACAAAGCAACGGGCCAGCTAAACTGACCCGTTGATGCTGCTAAAAAACAGCCCATTA
The nucleotide sequence above comes from Dyadobacter subterraneus. Encoded proteins:
- a CDS encoding SGNH/GDSL hydrolase family protein — protein: MKSRFFFSFFLAFTSHFVSAQTTAFTWWNPANSSFPVLEGQAWPNELKNKYDRLPARAEKNVREAVWNLSTQAAGLMVRFRANSGEIRVRYTVGGKQALPHMPATGVSGVDLYAISNDGNWRWCSAKYAFGDTITFNFKNIEPVDATHKLGREYRLFLPLYNNVKWLEIGVPEGTRFEPLPVRPDKPVVVYGTSIAQGACASRPGMAWTAILGRKLDDPLINLGFSGNGRMEKELIDLVSEIDAKIYVLDCLPNLVASVNIPADEIKKRLIDGVHTLRTRHPETPIVLAEHDGYTDEAINPVNRKSYQDVNVILKEAFVQLKSEGVTGIYLIPKEDFHQDIETMVDGTHPTDLGMMRYAEAYEKQIREVLHEPKGTVSTTIPCTQMRELANYDWEKRHSEILKANKSDQPKVVVIGNSITHFWGGLPKGPRATGGDSWDKTFGVNSRNMGYGWDRIENVLWRVYHGELDGFTAQQIFVNIGTNNLQMNSDEEILAGWQMLIEAMKYHQPKANISMVGIYPRRQQEERVARLNAKLKELTKSANVNYLDPGLVLAGKDGKIDESLFSDGLHPNAKGYSILGKAYEPFIIK
- a CDS encoding 1,4-dihydroxy-2-naphthoate polyprenyltransferase translates to MKFWIEAARPRTLPLALSCILMGCFLAASTGQFSWPVALLSVLTTTLLQILSNFANDYGDAVNGKDTELREGPIRAVHSGSIPASAMLKAIIIFSGLALVSGVTLLFIALKDAPANTFWVFLGIGIACIIAAITYTAGKRPYGYVGLGDLSVLIFFGWVGVLGSSYLHTHVWNWDLLLPATSCGLFAVGVLNINNIRDIESDRATGKNSIPVRLGREKAIIYHWAILTIGMLCVLIYTVQHFSSYTSLIFLLSFPLFIKNGLAISRLKKASELDPYLKQMALSTLLFVILFGIGVII